In Pseudomonas sp. Q1-7, the genomic window GCGTCCAGCCCGGCGTTGCGCGCCAGCTCGGCCAGGCTGCGGCCCTTCACCAGGTAGCCATTGCGCAGCAGCGGCGCCAGCGGCATCGGCGCCGGCTTGGCATAGCCCAGGCCGTACTTGGCAATGGTGCGGCTGTCGCACACCAGCCACATGGCCGTTTCCCGTTCGCCTTCGCAGGCCTTCACCATGGCCGCGCCCACGTCGTGGTAGGAGTTGGATTCGTTGGTGAAGCGCCGGCCGTTGCGCAGCACGCCGATCACCCCGGGCTTGTAGCGGTCCAGCAGGTGCGGGAAGGCGGTGAAGCCACCGGCCATGGGCACCTTGGACACCGGCATCCAGGCCGCCGCCTCGGGATAGCGGATATCCACCTTGCCGCCCACCGCTTCGGCCATGCGCAGGCCGTCGCCGGTGTTGCCCGCGGGCACCGGCGAGAAGTGCTCGCCACCCCGGCGCACATGGGGGTAGACCTCGGCAATGCGCTTGAGGTCATGGGAGAAACCGCCGCAGGCCAGCACCACGCCGCGCCGGGCCTCGATACGCAGCCCGCCATCGGCGAGGGCGCCGCGCACCCGGCCATTGTCCAGCAGCAGCTCGCGAGCGCCGGTGTTGGTGTGGATCGGGATGCCGAGGTCCAGCGCGGACTTGGCCAGCCGCGCCGCCAGGGCATTGCCGCTGGTGACCTGGATGCCGCGCCGGTACAGCACCAGCTCCTTGAGGTGGGTGGCCAGGCGCCTGGCCACGTAGACGAAGGAGGTCAGCGAGCGGGTAGCGTTGAAGAAGTGCTTCAGGTCGGCATTGGACGAGTTGAACATCATGCCGATGAAGGTGATGGTCTTGAGCGGCGGGCGCAGGCGCGCCATGTCCTTGCCCAGGCCCCGGATGTCGTAGGGCGCGGCGAGGATGGAGCGGCCGATGTCGACGCCACCGACAATGTGCGGGTGGTAGTCCGGGTAGAGGGTGGGGACGAATTTCACCTCGGTCTCGCGCTCGAAGAACTCCACCATCTCCGGGCCGGCATCCAGGAAGGCGTCCACCGCCTCGGCATCGAAGCAGGCGCCGGTCTCGTTCTGCAGGTAGGTGCGCGCCGCCTCACGGCTGTCCTTCACACCATTGGCGCGGGCGTGGCGGTTGCCGGGAATCCACAGCACCCCGCCGGAAAACGCGGTGGTGCCGCCGAAGCAGGCGTCCTTCTCGATCACCACCACATCCAGGCCCTGTTTCTTCGCAGTGATGGCGGTGGACAGGCCACCGGCGCCGGCGCCTATCACCAGCACGTCGCAGCTGATGCGCTTGGCATTGTCTTGGTTCATGGACTGACTCTCTCGGATTTCGGGGCGAGCGCGTCCCGCCCGGCTATACGCGGGCAGCGGCGGCTCGGGGGATCGGGGCGGTCAGGCGGGGCTGACTGGCGACTCGTAGCCGGGGCGCGGGATCAGCGCCATGAGCATGGACTCGAGGCCACCGTCGACGGTGATCTCGGCGCCGTTGACGTAGTCCGCACGCGGGCTGGCGAGGAACAGCACGGCATTGGCGATGTCCGCCGGCTCACCGATGCGGCCGTTGGCGGTCATGTCCTTGCGCGCCTGCTCGACCTTCGGGTCGGCGTAGAAGGCCGCCGACAGCGGTGTGCGGATCAGGCCGGGGCAGACGGCGTTGCTGCGCACACCACGGGCGCCCCACTCCGCCGCCAACTGGCGCGAGAGCATGCCCACCGCCGCCTTCGCCGCGCTGTAGGCGCCGCTCCAGGTCTGCGGGTAATGGGCGGCGATGGAGGCCACGTGGACGATGCGCCCGCCACCCTGGGCCAGCATCGCGCGGCCGAAGGCGCGGGAGCACAGCAGGTAGCCGTTGAGGTTCACCGCGAGCACCTGGTTCCACTGCTCCAGGGTGATGTCTTCCAGCGCCGCCGGGCGCAGCACACTGGCGTTGTTCACCAGCACGTCGCAACGGCCGTAGCGGGCCAGCACCTGGTCGGCGGCGGCCTGCACGCTGGTCGGGTCGGCGATGTCGCAGGCGATGGCGGGAATCTCCTCGCCGGCCTCCTGTGCGAGTACGCCGGCCAGGTCGCGGCACTTGTCCAGGTCCAGGTCCAGCAGCGCCACACGGGCGCCCTGGCGGACCAGGGAAGCGGCGATCTCGGTACCGATGCCACCGGCGGCGCCGGTGACGACGCACACGGCGCCGGTGAGATCGAGCCAGGATTCTTGTGCTTGGGATGTGTTCATTCTTGTCTCCAGGCCAGCACGAAAAGCGGATGGCGGCGGGACGTTTGGCAGCCCGGCGCCTGGAGCCCAGCTTATGGCCGACGGCGGCGCCAGCAGAATGGACAAACTCCGCAAGCAGCCAGACATTTTCGACAAAGTGTCCGAACAACGACCGTCGGGTTTGCCCGCACCTGCCGCGATGGATAGGGTTGCAACTCGGCCTGATGGAACCACAACAACAATGAGCAGCATCCCCAACTACGACCTCTATGGCGAAGCGCCGCAGCCGGTATGGCACGAGTCGCTGCAGGTGGAGTCCATCTCCAAGCGCTCCGGTGCCTACAACTGGGAGATCGCCCCCCACCGCCACGACGGCCAGGTACAGATCCTCTACCTGATGCAGGGTTCTGGCGACGTACTGCTGGAAGGCGAGAAGGTCCGAGCCCAGGCCCCCTGTGTCATCCATATCCCGGCTCAGATCGTCCATGGCTTCCAGTGGGCCGGCCAGGTGGAGGGCCATGTGATCACCGCCCTGCAACCGCCTCTGGAAAGCACCGCACGGGTGCTCTCCCCGGCGCTGCTGCCGCAGTTGCAGAAACCCCACGTGATCCCCCTGCCCCACTGGGAACCCGGCGAAGACCCGCTGCTGCCCCTGTGCCTGGCGCTGCATCAGGAGTACCACGACCGCGCCCGCGAACACGTGGCCTGCAGCATGTCACTGCTGCTGGCCCTGGTGATCCACATCTTCCGCTTCGCCGTGGCCGACGCCGGCCAGCCGATCCCCGCCCAGGGCCGGCGCAGCCAGCAGGTACGCGCCTTCCGCGAGCTGGTGGAGGCACATTTCCGCAACCACCGCACGGTCAACGACTACGCCGCCGAACTGGGCGTGACCCTGGCCACCCTCGGCCGCCTCTGCCAGGAACAGTTGGGCATGAGCCCCATGGCGGTGATCAACGCCCGCCTGGTGCTGGAGGCCAAGCGCGAACTGGCCCACTCCGGCCAGAGCATCAAGACCATCGCCCACGACCTGGGCTACTCCGACGTGGGCTATTTCAGCCGCTTCTTCCGCAAGAACACCGGGCTCACCCCCAGCGAGTTCCGCGACGCCTCCCACGGGGACGAATAGTCGGGGGCGCGACGAATCACGTTCGGAAATCCGAACGCCGTTCGACCTGGATATTCGGCAAGCCGGACGCAGGGCGGAACCAAGCAGTCACAGCCGCAAATAAAATCTTTATTTTTCAATAACTTATAAGCAATAGAGGAATGCCATACAGCTGGCACGCATTCTGCCAATACAGATCCCCGACGGACGCGATCATCCGTTCGCGCCGATAAGAACAATTCACCATCGAGGACTGTCGTTCATGCGTATGCTCCCCAAGGTTCTGGCCACCGCTATCGCAGCAACCCTGATTAGTGCTCCGGCCTTCGCCGCCGAGCTGACCGGTACCCTGAAGAAGATCAAGGAGACCGGCACCATCACCCTCGGTCACCGTGACGCTTCCATCCCCTTCTCCTACCTCGGCACCGAGCCGGGCAAGCCCATCGGCTACTCCCATGACCTGCAACTGAAGGTGGTCGAAGCCATCAAGCAGGAACTGGGCATGCCGGAGCTGAAGGTCCGCTACAACCTGGTGACCTCCCAGACCCGCATCCCGCTGGTGCAGAACGGCACCGTGGACCTGGAGTGCGGCTCCACCACCAACAACCTGGAGCGCCAGAAGCAGGTCGGCTTCTCGGTCGGCATCTTCGAGGTGGGCACCCGCCTGCTGTCGAAGAAATCCGCCGGCATCAATGAGTTCGACGCCCTGAAAGGCAAGAACGTGGTGACCACCGCCGGCACCACCTCCGAGCGCCTGCTCAAGGCCATGAACGCCGAGAAGCAGATGGGCATGAACATCATCTCGGCCAAGGACCACGGCGAGTCCTTCCTGATGCTCGAATCCGGCCGCGCCGTGGCCTTCATGATGGACGACGCCCTGCTCTACGGCGAAATGGCCAAGGCCAAGAAGCCCGACGACTGGGTCGTGACCGGCACCCCGCAGTCCTTCGAAATCTACGGCTGCATGGTGCGCAAGGACGACGAAGCCTTCAAGAAAGTGGTCGACAAGGCCATCGCCGACACCTTCGCTTCCGGCGAGATCAACGGCATCTACGACAAGTGGTTCACCCAGCCCATCCCGCCCAAGGGCCTGAACCTGAACTTCCCCATGAGCGACGAGCTGAAGAAGCTGGTGGCCGCCCCCACCGACAAGTCGGCTGAAGAAATCTGACCTGTCTTGCCCATCCCCTTCCGGGAGATGGGCTGCTCTTCTCCCCTCACCCTTCTGGGGTGAAGAGGCACGCGTTTGGAAGCACGGCTTCCAGTGCCGATGAACGCCAAAGCGCGAAGCGCTTGGGCAGGGGCGCAGGGTGGGGACCGGGGGTGTGGGGAGTGGGCTCCGTGCGGGGTCATGCAACCCTCACCCCAGCCCTCTCCCAGAGGGAGAGGGAGATGTTCGCAGCCGGCCTGAAATATCGCCGTGCTCCTGACAGCTCCCCCACCTTCACCGCAGAACGATCGACCTGATAGGGGACAACCCTGATGAATTACAACTGGGACTGGGGCGTGTTCTTCAAGTCCACCGGGATCGGCAGCGAAATCTACCTGGACTGGTTCGTCACCGGCCTGGGCTGGACCATCGCCATCGCCCTGGCGGGCTGGATCATCGCCTTGCTGCTGGGCTCGCTGCTCGGCGTGATGCGCACCATGCCGAACCGCTGGGTGTCCGGCATCGCCACCGTCTACGTGGAAATCTTCCGCAACGTGCCGCTGCTGGTGCAGCTGTTCCTCTGGTACTTCCTGGTGCCGGACCTGCTGCCCGAGCCGCTGGAAATCTGGTTCAAGCAGGACCTCAACCCGGCCACCTCGGCCTACCTCAGCGTGGTCGTCTGCCTCGGCCTGTTCACCGCCGCCCGCGTCTGCGAGCAGGTGCGCACCGGCATCCAGGCCCTGCCCAAGGGCCAGCTCGGCGCCGCCCGCGCCATGGGCTTCCGCCTGCCGCAGATCTACCGCTACGTGCTGCTGCCCCAGGCCTTCCGCATCATCATTCCGCCGCTCACCAGCGAGTTCCTGAACATCTTCAAGAACTCCTCCGTGGCTTCGTTGATCGGCCTGATGGAGCTGCTGGCGCAGACCAAGCAGACCGCCGAGTTCTCCGCCAACCTGTTCGAAGCCTTCACCCTGGCCACCCTGATCTACTTCACCCTGAACATGAGCCTGATGCTGCTCATGCGCCTGGTGGAGAAGAAAGTCGCAGTGCCCGGCCTGATCTCCGTAGGGGGTAAATGATGGATTTCAGCGCAATCATCCCCGCCCTGCCGGGCCTCGGCGACGGCCTGCTGATGACCCTCAAGCTGATGGTCCTGGGCATCGTCGGCGGCGTGGTGCTGGGCACCGTCCTGGCCCTCATGCGCCTGTCGCACAACCCGCTGCTGGCGAAGATCGCCGGGCTGTACGTCAACTACTTCCGCTCCATCCCGCTGCTGCTGGTGATCACCTGGTTCTACTTCGCGGTGCCCTTCCTGCTGCGGGCGATCACCGGCGAAGACACCCCGGTGGGTGCGTTCACCTCCTGCCTGGTGGCCTTCATGATGTTCGAGGCGGCGTATTTCTGCGAAATCGTCCGCGCCGGCATCCAGGCCATTCCCAAGGGCCAGATGGGCGCCGCGCAGGCCTTGGGCATGACCTACGGCCAGTGCATGCGGCTGATCATCCTGCCCCAGGCCTTCCGCAAGATGACCCCGCTGCTGCTGCAGCAGAGCATCATCCTGTTCCAGGACACCTCGCTGGTGTACACCGTCGGCCTGATGGACTTCCTCAACGCCGCCCGTTCCCGTGGCGACATCATCGGCCAGCCCCACGAGTTCCTCATCTTCGCCGGCCTGGTCTACTTCAGCGTCAGCTTCATCGCCTCCCAGCTGGTCAAACTCCTGCAGAAAAGGTTAGCCGTATGATTTCCATCAAGAACGTCAACAAGTGGTACGGAGACTTCCAGGTGCTGACCGACTGCAGCACCGAGGTGAAAAAGGGTGAAGTGGTGGTGGTCTGCGGCCCGTCGGGTTCCGGCAAGTCCACCCTGATCAAGTGCGTGAACGCCCTGGAGCCCTTCCAGAAGGGCGACATCGTGGTCGACGGCACCTCCATCGCCGACAAGGCCACCAACCTGCCCAAGCTGCGTTCCCGCGTCGGCATGGTGTTCCAGCACTTCGAGCTGTTCCCGCACCTGTCCATCACCGAGAACCTCACCATCGCCCAGACCAAGGTGCTCGGCCGTGGCAAGGAAGAGGCCCTGGACAAGGGCCTCAAGCTGCTCGACCGCGTCGGCCTCAAGGCCCACGCCCACAAGCACCCTGGCCAGCTTTCCGGCGGTCAGCAGCAGCGCGTCGCCATCGCCCGCGCCCTGGCCATGGACCCGGTGGTGATGCTGTTCGACGAACCCACCTCGGCGCTGGACCCGGAAATGGTCAACGAAGTGCTGGACGTGATGGTCGAGCTGGCCCAGGAAGGCATGACCATGATGTGCGTGACCCACGAAATGGGCTTCGCCCGCAAGGTCGCCGACCGGGTGATCTTCATGGACCGCGGGCAGATCGTCGAAGACTGCGCCAAGGACGAGTTCTTCGGTGACGTCAACGCCCGTTCCGACCGCGCCCAGCAGTTCCTCGCAAAGATCCTCCAGCACTAAGTGCCTCCCCTCTCCCACCTGTGGGAGAGGGGTCGGGGGAGAGGGCAAGTTCGCCCGTACCCACTCCCACCACCCCGCCGCTCGGCGCCCGAGCGGCGACTGGCAAGGCCCGGATGACTATGATGCAATGCCCTACCCTCCGCGCCATGCCGCCCGCCCTGATCGTGAAACCGCACCTGTCCCGTCACTTGCTGCTGTTCCTGCTGCTGCTCCTGTGCATGCTGGGTTGCGGCTACCTCGGCTATTACCTCAGCGAAGAGGCGGGCATCCGCCAACTGCGGGACAACGGTGAGCGCCAGCTGGAACTCCACGCCCGCGCCGTGGAAAGCGAGATCAACCGCTACACCTACCTGCCCAGCCTGCTGGAGCTGGAATCCAGCGTCAGCCACCTGCTGCTCAACCCCACGCCCTATCGGCGCAACCTGGTCAACGACTACCTGCAAGGCCTCAACCGCCGCAGTGGCGCCCGCGCCATCTACCTGCTGGACACCAGCGGCCGCGTGCTGGCCACCAGCAACTGGCGCGACAAAGACAGCTACCTGGGCGAGGACCTGGCCTTCCGCGCCTACTTCCAGGAGGCGGTGCAGGGCCGTCCCGGCCGCTTCTACGGCATCGGCAGCACCACGGGCGAAGCCGGCTACTACCTGGCTCACGGCCTGCGCTACCAAGGGCGGATCATTGGCGTGGCGGTGGTCAAGGTGAAGCTCGAAGCCCTCCAGGAGCGCTGGGAAAAGGCCCGCCTGCAGGCCTTCGTCAGCGACGAGAACGGCATCATCATCCTCTCCAGCGACCCGGCCCTGCGCATGAAGGCGGTGCGCCCGCTGTCCGCCGAGGACAAGGAACGCCTGGCCCGCAGCCTGCAGTACTACTGGTGGGCGCTGAACGAATGGGAGCCGCGCTCGCGCGAAGTGCTCGGCGAAGGCCTGGAGGCCATCAGCTTCGCCGCCAGCGGCGCCCTGAGCGAGGCACAGGGTGAAGTCGCCTACCTGGCGCAGACCCGCCCGCTCAACGACACCCCCTGGCATTTCACCCTGCTCTCGCCGCTGGCCGACCTGCGCCGCGAGGCGGTGATCCAGGGCATGCTCGCCGCCGTCGGCGTGGCCCTGCTGGCCTTCCTGCTGATCGCCTGGAACGAGCGGCGCAAGGTCCTCGCCACCCGCCTGGCCGCCCGCGAAGCGCTGCTGGCGGCGAACAACGAACTGGAACGCAAGATCGCCGAGCGCACCCAGGACCTGCGCGCCAGCAACAGCCGCCTGCTGGCGGAAATTCGCGAGCGCAGGCAGACCGAGGTGAACCTGCGCAAGGCCCAGGACAGCCTGGTGCAGGCCGGCAAGCTGGCGGTGATCGGGCAGATGTCCACCAGCATCGCCCACGAACTCAACCAGCCCCTGGCGGCCCTGCGCACCCTCTCCGGCAACACCGTGCGCTTCCTGGCGCGCGGCGCCCTGGACACCGCCAGCACCAACCTCGCCGCGATCAACGAACTGGTGGACCGCATGGGCCGCATCACTGCCAGCCTGCGTGCCTTTGCCCGGCGCTCCGACGACCACGGCCAGGCGCGCCTGGGCAAGGCGGTGGACGCCGCGCTGTTCCTCCTGAACACCCGCCTGGAGCACACCGCCCTGACCCTGCACCGGGACTTCGCCGACGTGCTGCTGGCCATCGACCAGACCCGCCTGGAGCAGATCCTGGTCAACCTCGTCGCCAACGCCCTGGACGCCATGAGCGGCCAGACCGACTGCCAGCTCTGGCTCAGCGGCCTGGCCGACGGCGACAACTACCGCCTGCAGGTGCGCGACAACGGTCCCGGCATCGACCCGGCCAACCGCGTGCACCTGTTCGAACCCTTCTTCACCACCAAGCCCGGCGAACACGGCCTGGGCCTGGGCCTGACCCTCTCCGCCAGCCTGGCCACCGCTGCCGGCGGCAGCCTGGCGGCGCACCACCCGGAAAGCGGCGGCACCGCCTTCGAGCTCTGCCTGCCGCTGCTGCAAAACCCCGAAGATTCCGCGAGCCCCGCCCCATGACCGAGCCCCTCAGCGTCCTCATCGTCGAAGACGACCCCCACGTCCTGATGGGCTGCCAGCAGGCGCTGGCCCTGGAAGACATCCCGAGCATCGGCGTCGGCAGCGCCGAGGAGGCCCTGGCCCGAGTGGGCGAAGACTTCGCCGGCATCGTCATCAGCGACATCCGCCTGCCCGGCATGGACGGCCTCACCCTGCTGGAACGCCTCAAGAGCCGCGACCGCAGCCTGCCGGTGGTGCTGATCACCGGCCACGGCGACATTTCCATGGCGGTGCAGGCCATGCGCGACGGCGCCTACGACTTCATGGAAAAGCCCTTCTCCCCCGAGCGCCTGGTGGACGTCGCCCGCCGCGCCCTGGAGCAGCGCGCCCTGGCCCGCGAAGTGTCGAGCCTGCGCCGCCAGTTGGCCGGCCGGCAATCCCTGGAGCAACGCATCATCGGCCGTTCGCCGGCCATCCAGGCCCTGCGCGAACTCATCGCCAACGTAGCCGACACCGCGGCCAACGTGCTGATCGAAGGCGAAACCGGCACCGGCAAGGAACTGGTCGCCCGTTGCCTGCACGACTACAGCCGGCGCCAGTCAAAACAATTCGTCGCACTCAACTGCGGCGGCCTGCCGGAGAACCTGTTCGACAGCGAAATCTTCGGCCACGAGGCCCACGCCTTCACCGGCGCCGGCAAACGCCGCATCGGC contains:
- a CDS encoding sigma-54-dependent transcriptional regulator, translated to MMGCQQALALEDIPSIGVGSAEEALARVGEDFAGIVISDIRLPGMDGLTLLERLKSRDRSLPVVLITGHGDISMAVQAMRDGAYDFMEKPFSPERLVDVARRALEQRALAREVSSLRRQLAGRQSLEQRIIGRSPAIQALRELIANVADTAANVLIEGETGTGKELVARCLHDYSRRQSKQFVALNCGGLPENLFDSEIFGHEAHAFTGAGKRRIGKIEHAHQGTLFLDEIESMPINLQIKFLRVLQEQTLERLGSNQPIPVDCRIIAATKFDLAEAGRAGRFRSDLYYRLNVVTLELPPLRDRREDILLLFEHFLQQSSLRFDRAAPELDNATLSSLMAHDWPGNVRELRNVAERFALGLPVFKKSGQAPDGNEPRFAEAVEAFEKSLLGAALERHGGNLSQASIALGMAKTTLFDKVKKYGL
- a CDS encoding FAD-dependent oxidoreductase, with the protein product MNQDNAKRISCDVLVIGAGAGGLSTAITAKKQGLDVVVIEKDACFGGTTAFSGGVLWIPGNRHARANGVKDSREAARTYLQNETGACFDAEAVDAFLDAGPEMVEFFERETEVKFVPTLYPDYHPHIVGGVDIGRSILAAPYDIRGLGKDMARLRPPLKTITFIGMMFNSSNADLKHFFNATRSLTSFVYVARRLATHLKELVLYRRGIQVTSGNALAARLAKSALDLGIPIHTNTGARELLLDNGRVRGALADGGLRIEARRGVVLACGGFSHDLKRIAEVYPHVRRGGEHFSPVPAGNTGDGLRMAEAVGGKVDIRYPEAAAWMPVSKVPMAGGFTAFPHLLDRYKPGVIGVLRNGRRFTNESNSYHDVGAAMVKACEGERETAMWLVCDSRTIAKYGLGYAKPAPMPLAPLLRNGYLVKGRSLAELARNAGLDAAGLERTVREYNQGAERGEDPEFDRGGNAFNRYLADPEHRPNPCVAPVSEGPFYALKVVMGDLGTFDGIRTSVQGEVLDAAGEAVPGLYSVGNDRASVMGGNYPGAGITLGPIMTFGYLTGRHLAGVTTVKAGRQEVA
- a CDS encoding amino acid ABC transporter ATP-binding protein, yielding MISIKNVNKWYGDFQVLTDCSTEVKKGEVVVVCGPSGSGKSTLIKCVNALEPFQKGDIVVDGTSIADKATNLPKLRSRVGMVFQHFELFPHLSITENLTIAQTKVLGRGKEEALDKGLKLLDRVGLKAHAHKHPGQLSGGQQQRVAIARALAMDPVVMLFDEPTSALDPEMVNEVLDVMVELAQEGMTMMCVTHEMGFARKVADRVIFMDRGQIVEDCAKDEFFGDVNARSDRAQQFLAKILQH
- a CDS encoding amino acid ABC transporter permease; protein product: MMDFSAIIPALPGLGDGLLMTLKLMVLGIVGGVVLGTVLALMRLSHNPLLAKIAGLYVNYFRSIPLLLVITWFYFAVPFLLRAITGEDTPVGAFTSCLVAFMMFEAAYFCEIVRAGIQAIPKGQMGAAQALGMTYGQCMRLIILPQAFRKMTPLLLQQSIILFQDTSLVYTVGLMDFLNAARSRGDIIGQPHEFLIFAGLVYFSVSFIASQLVKLLQKRLAV
- a CDS encoding glutamate/aspartate ABC transporter substrate-binding protein translates to MRMLPKVLATAIAATLISAPAFAAELTGTLKKIKETGTITLGHRDASIPFSYLGTEPGKPIGYSHDLQLKVVEAIKQELGMPELKVRYNLVTSQTRIPLVQNGTVDLECGSTTNNLERQKQVGFSVGIFEVGTRLLSKKSAGINEFDALKGKNVVTTAGTTSERLLKAMNAEKQMGMNIISAKDHGESFLMLESGRAVAFMMDDALLYGEMAKAKKPDDWVVTGTPQSFEIYGCMVRKDDEAFKKVVDKAIADTFASGEINGIYDKWFTQPIPPKGLNLNFPMSDELKKLVAAPTDKSAEEI
- a CDS encoding sensor histidine kinase, with product MQCPTLRAMPPALIVKPHLSRHLLLFLLLLLCMLGCGYLGYYLSEEAGIRQLRDNGERQLELHARAVESEINRYTYLPSLLELESSVSHLLLNPTPYRRNLVNDYLQGLNRRSGARAIYLLDTSGRVLATSNWRDKDSYLGEDLAFRAYFQEAVQGRPGRFYGIGSTTGEAGYYLAHGLRYQGRIIGVAVVKVKLEALQERWEKARLQAFVSDENGIIILSSDPALRMKAVRPLSAEDKERLARSLQYYWWALNEWEPRSREVLGEGLEAISFAASGALSEAQGEVAYLAQTRPLNDTPWHFTLLSPLADLRREAVIQGMLAAVGVALLAFLLIAWNERRKVLATRLAAREALLAANNELERKIAERTQDLRASNSRLLAEIRERRQTEVNLRKAQDSLVQAGKLAVIGQMSTSIAHELNQPLAALRTLSGNTVRFLARGALDTASTNLAAINELVDRMGRITASLRAFARRSDDHGQARLGKAVDAALFLLNTRLEHTALTLHRDFADVLLAIDQTRLEQILVNLVANALDAMSGQTDCQLWLSGLADGDNYRLQVRDNGPGIDPANRVHLFEPFFTTKPGEHGLGLGLTLSASLATAAGGSLAAHHPESGGTAFELCLPLLQNPEDSASPAP
- a CDS encoding amino acid ABC transporter permease; this translates as MNYNWDWGVFFKSTGIGSEIYLDWFVTGLGWTIAIALAGWIIALLLGSLLGVMRTMPNRWVSGIATVYVEIFRNVPLLVQLFLWYFLVPDLLPEPLEIWFKQDLNPATSAYLSVVVCLGLFTAARVCEQVRTGIQALPKGQLGAARAMGFRLPQIYRYVLLPQAFRIIIPPLTSEFLNIFKNSSVASLIGLMELLAQTKQTAEFSANLFEAFTLATLIYFTLNMSLMLLMRLVEKKVAVPGLISVGGK
- a CDS encoding helix-turn-helix domain-containing protein, whose translation is MSSIPNYDLYGEAPQPVWHESLQVESISKRSGAYNWEIAPHRHDGQVQILYLMQGSGDVLLEGEKVRAQAPCVIHIPAQIVHGFQWAGQVEGHVITALQPPLESTARVLSPALLPQLQKPHVIPLPHWEPGEDPLLPLCLALHQEYHDRAREHVACSMSLLLALVIHIFRFAVADAGQPIPAQGRRSQQVRAFRELVEAHFRNHRTVNDYAAELGVTLATLGRLCQEQLGMSPMAVINARLVLEAKRELAHSGQSIKTIAHDLGYSDVGYFSRFFRKNTGLTPSEFRDASHGDE
- a CDS encoding SDR family NAD(P)-dependent oxidoreductase, whose amino-acid sequence is MNTSQAQESWLDLTGAVCVVTGAAGGIGTEIAASLVRQGARVALLDLDLDKCRDLAGVLAQEAGEEIPAIACDIADPTSVQAAADQVLARYGRCDVLVNNASVLRPAALEDITLEQWNQVLAVNLNGYLLCSRAFGRAMLAQGGGRIVHVASIAAHYPQTWSGAYSAAKAAVGMLSRQLAAEWGARGVRSNAVCPGLIRTPLSAAFYADPKVEQARKDMTANGRIGEPADIANAVLFLASPRADYVNGAEITVDGGLESMLMALIPRPGYESPVSPA